The Desmonostoc muscorum LEGE 12446 genome includes a region encoding these proteins:
- a CDS encoding P-loop NTPase fold protein, which yields MLLDLERFYQACNPSRPLMIGDASDRRYYIDFAVVRGGKIIEALQRTITRISPDSPTCQLFTGHLGCGKSTELLRLKAELEVQQFHVVYFESTHVLEMADVDVTDVLLAIAGQVSESLEAMKIRLKPAYFTKLFGEIVDFLQTPIELGVEAELSVGIGKITAKTKESPQLRRRLRDYLEPRTANILQSINQELLERANKELKTRGKRGLVVIVDNLDRVAIRPLPSGRSLPEYLFIQRGEQLRKLNCHVVYTIPLALTFSNDSAELQHRLGGGVAPKVLPMIPVRLRTGEIFPQGLAMMRQMVLARAFPDILPSDRLGLITEVFDNLETLDRLCLISGGHVRDLLGLLFDCLREQDPPFERECVELVIQRQRDYRANAIDPHEWELIFQVVQQQRVRGDIEYHTLLRSLFVFEYRDREGAWFAVNPVLAETQKFKSWLNDTQKQI from the coding sequence ATGCTCCTAGATTTAGAAAGATTTTATCAGGCTTGCAATCCAAGTAGACCTCTAATGATAGGAGATGCAAGCGATCGCCGATATTATATCGATTTTGCGGTGGTGCGGGGTGGCAAAATCATTGAAGCTTTACAGCGTACCATCACTCGCATATCGCCAGATTCACCAACTTGTCAGCTATTTACGGGACATCTCGGCTGTGGAAAATCAACGGAATTGTTGCGCCTGAAAGCTGAGTTAGAAGTGCAGCAATTTCATGTGGTTTACTTTGAGTCTACCCATGTCTTAGAAATGGCAGATGTGGATGTGACTGATGTTTTATTGGCGATCGCTGGTCAGGTAAGTGAAAGCCTAGAAGCGATGAAAATCAGGCTCAAACCTGCCTATTTTACCAAATTGTTTGGCGAAATTGTCGATTTTTTGCAAACACCAATTGAACTGGGAGTTGAAGCCGAGTTATCTGTGGGGATTGGCAAAATTACGGCTAAAACCAAAGAAAGCCCCCAATTGCGACGGCGGTTAAGAGATTATCTAGAACCGCGAACGGCAAATATTTTACAGTCAATTAATCAAGAACTATTAGAACGTGCCAACAAAGAACTCAAAACCAGAGGCAAAAGAGGACTGGTAGTAATTGTTGATAATTTGGATAGAGTGGCAATTCGACCTTTACCATCAGGGCGATCGCTACCAGAATACTTGTTTATTCAACGGGGCGAACAGTTACGCAAACTAAATTGTCATGTCGTCTATACTATTCCTTTAGCTTTGACTTTCTCCAACGATAGCGCCGAACTTCAGCATCGTTTGGGGGGAGGAGTAGCACCAAAAGTGTTACCGATGATACCAGTGCGATTACGTACTGGAGAGATTTTCCCCCAAGGGCTAGCAATGATGCGACAAATGGTGCTAGCGAGAGCTTTTCCCGACATTTTACCTAGCGATCGGTTAGGCTTAATTACAGAAGTGTTTGATAATTTGGAAACCTTAGATCGGTTGTGTCTGATTAGTGGTGGTCATGTGCGCGACTTGCTGGGGTTGTTGTTTGATTGTTTGCGGGAACAAGATCCACCCTTCGAGCGGGAGTGTGTCGAATTGGTGATTCAAAGACAGCGAGATTACCGAGCCAACGCCATTGACCCCCATGAGTGGGAACTCATCTTTCAGGTGGTGCAACAACAGAGGGTCAGAGGTGATATTGAGTATCACACCCTATTGCGGAGTTTATTTGTATTTGAATACCGCGATCGGGAAGGGGCTTGGTTTGCCGTCAACCCAGTTTTAGCAGAAACGCAAAAATTTAAATCATGGTTGAACGACACCCAAAAGCAGATATAA
- a CDS encoding DUF3038 domain-containing protein, with protein sequence MLKVMHSATNSATPNAQWEDLIKLPAPNTVQWENIKTQLDLVLLALETLTGIGSEAMLSAATDLNLESRVPDRVALWRLRQSNPLRKGQGGRKKLDVEEARSLVLITCYLAKQHQELIRRAVGLLEQMAESNREPHQAALLGDYIDAFCNTYQERMEEDEQISTDLLTNLALKLLVDLLFYSAPGGHRRLWLALIDRSTKF encoded by the coding sequence ATGCTAAAAGTTATGCACTCGGCCACCAACTCAGCCACTCCAAATGCCCAGTGGGAGGATTTAATCAAGCTTCCAGCCCCAAACACAGTCCAATGGGAAAATATCAAAACCCAATTAGATTTGGTGCTGTTGGCGCTAGAAACCTTAACTGGGATTGGTTCTGAGGCTATGCTTTCGGCGGCAACTGATTTGAATTTAGAGTCAAGAGTGCCAGACCGCGTAGCTTTATGGCGACTACGCCAATCAAATCCCCTACGCAAAGGTCAAGGAGGGCGAAAAAAGCTAGATGTAGAAGAAGCGCGATCGCTTGTTCTTATCACCTGCTACCTAGCCAAACAGCACCAGGAATTAATTCGCCGTGCTGTTGGCTTGTTAGAACAAATGGCAGAAAGTAACCGGGAACCTCACCAGGCTGCTTTACTTGGAGATTATATTGATGCTTTTTGCAACACCTACCAAGAGCGGATGGAAGAGGACGAGCAAATCTCAACGGATTTACTTACCAACCTGGCACTAAAACTGCTTGTAGATTTACTTTTTTACAGTGCCCCTGGCGGGCATCGCCGTCTTTGGCTAGCACTTATAGACCGTTCTACAAAATTTTAA